One genomic segment of Acinetobacter sp. C26M includes these proteins:
- a CDS encoding ABC transporter substrate-binding protein gives MMKQAIATLSVSVLLGLSLTACDNSAKVPTAEKATESKDSMSTTPMTIGYSDWPGWVAWQVAIEKGWLKDAGLNVEFKWFDYSASISAFAANQLDAVFITNGDNLVNASGGSKGMVIMVTDYSSGNDVIIAKNGINSIQDLKGKSIATEKGLVDHLLLSTALTDAKIPFSDIKLVNSVTNELPQVFSSQDIAAIAVWQPVANQALKAVASSKIIYSSKDKPGLIYDTLAVNPSHLSAHKEDWKKLIQVWDKTVKYIQDPATHADAVKIMANRVGVDPQQYEQFIEGTHLLDIAANKKVFQKGTGFDSIYGSTYHVNQFNVSNGIYKTEVDVDGLIYPALVDELK, from the coding sequence ATTATGAAGCAAGCAATAGCAACTTTATCGGTTTCAGTTCTGCTGGGACTCAGCCTTACAGCTTGTGATAATTCGGCTAAAGTGCCAACAGCAGAGAAAGCAACGGAGTCCAAAGATTCGATGTCTACGACTCCAATGACGATTGGTTATAGTGATTGGCCGGGTTGGGTGGCTTGGCAAGTGGCAATTGAAAAGGGTTGGTTAAAAGATGCGGGCTTAAATGTTGAATTTAAATGGTTCGATTATTCTGCCTCAATTTCTGCCTTTGCTGCCAATCAACTGGATGCGGTTTTTATTACCAATGGAGATAATTTAGTCAATGCCTCGGGTGGAAGCAAGGGCATGGTCATTATGGTGACCGATTATTCTTCGGGTAATGATGTGATTATTGCCAAGAATGGCATCAACAGCATTCAGGATTTAAAAGGCAAATCCATTGCTACAGAAAAAGGATTAGTCGATCACCTGTTGTTATCGACGGCTTTGACCGATGCCAAGATTCCATTCTCAGATATTAAATTGGTCAATTCAGTAACCAACGAACTTCCTCAAGTGTTTAGCAGTCAGGATATTGCTGCAATTGCCGTTTGGCAACCCGTTGCCAATCAAGCCTTAAAAGCCGTTGCGAGCTCTAAGATCATTTATAGTTCCAAAGATAAACCCGGCTTAATCTACGATACGCTTGCGGTGAATCCAAGTCATTTATCTGCACATAAAGAGGATTGGAAAAAGCTGATCCAAGTGTGGGATAAAACAGTTAAATATATCCAAGACCCTGCGACACATGCAGATGCAGTAAAAATCATGGCTAATCGTGTTGGTGTTGATCCTCAACAATATGAGCAATTTATTGAAGGGACACATTTACTGGATATTGCTGCGAATAAGAAAGTGTTCCAAAAGGGAACAGGCTTTGATTCGATTTACGGTTCGACCTATCACGTTAATCAGTTCAATGTCAGCAATGGGATTTATAAAACTGAAGTGGACGTAGATGGCTTGATTTATCCAGCGTTGGTGGATGAGTTGAAATAG
- a CDS encoding ribbon-helix-helix protein, CopG family, with protein MNARPKLTRISITVPEKTVEALDQTIVEEHYESRSQAIVDMINKHLIAEQAQQNAVMVGTLTLLYDASCMPLRMQLLDLQQKFLEQVISSLHIQLDQQKILEVMLLQGGSNDLKQISQKFTALKGVIKGHLELMDAVMPPLQQND; from the coding sequence ATGAATGCGCGTCCTAAACTGACTCGAATCAGTATTACCGTCCCTGAAAAAACGGTTGAGGCCTTAGATCAAACCATTGTCGAAGAACATTATGAAAGTCGCTCTCAGGCGATTGTCGACATGATCAACAAGCATCTCATTGCTGAACAGGCACAGCAAAATGCAGTCATGGTGGGAACACTGACTTTGCTCTATGACGCCAGTTGTATGCCGTTGCGTATGCAACTCTTAGACTTACAGCAGAAATTTTTAGAACAGGTGATCAGTTCATTACATATTCAACTGGATCAACAGAAAATATTGGAAGTCATGCTGTTACAAGGTGGCAGTAATGACCTTAAACAGATTAGTCAGAAATTTACTGCCTTAAAAGGGGTGATTAAAGGGCATCTGGAGCTCATGGATGCTGTGATGCCACCCTTACAGCAAAACGATTAG
- the uca gene encoding urea carboxylase: MFKKVLIANRGAIACRVIRSLKKLGIQSVAVYSEADRDSLHVSLADEVIFIGDSPAQQSYLNIEKILAAAQQTGAEAIHPGYGFLSENATFCDLCEQQGIAFIGPTSQQMRDFGLKHTARALAIQNNVPLLPGSQLLIDLNDALLQADQIGYPVMLKSTAGGGGIGMRLVWNEQELKEAYQTVSYLAQANFKDAGLYLEKFVENARHIEVQIFGDGQGLVIALGERDCSVQRRNQKVIEETPAPHLNDEQRTYIQQVAIQLMQSVQYRSAGTVEFVMDTDTQQFYFLEVNTRLQVEHGVTEQVYGVDLVEWMVTLASGDWHAPQQIAPPKGHSIQVRLYAEDPIKNFQPSAGLLTSVKFDAQSRVETWVETGSNVSSFYDPMIAKIIVTAADREQAIAAMQNSLSNTEIAGIETNLEYLQEIISGNVFQQGTQTTRFLNHFEWKTQKIEVLQAGIQTAVQDVTGRLGYWDVGVPPSGAMDALSLNVANQLLGNAFNSSGLECTLLGPTLKFHCDSQIAITGGEMEASLDGQPVAMWSTINVRKGQVLKCGRISTGCRSYIGIKHGFNLPAYLGSLATFSLGQFGGHAGRNLLIGDMLPITEAKTKQTVALTPEQIPSFKTEWEIAVMYGPHGAPDFFTPNDIAMFFDQDWEIHFNSSRTGIRLIGPKPEWARIDGGEAGLHPSNIHDNAYAIGAIDFTGDMPIILGPDGPSLGGFVCPAVVINSELWKLGQLKAGDKVRFIPVSYAQAQQLEQRYQSALQDETTSQINFEPIFKAEPVTLKNAVLATLDQGTDKPKVSYRPAGNQYLLVEYGELVLDLNLRFRIHALMQWVQQQNIQGIIDLTPGIRSLQIHYDSMVLEQLDLLRLLQVAESELPDIENMQVPSRTVYLPLAWEDSKTQLATEKYTQLVRPDAPWCPDNIEFIRRINGLASKQAVKDVVYDTAYLVMGLGDVYLGAPVATPLDPRHRLVTTKYNPARTWTPENAVGIGGAYMCVYGMEGPGGYQFVGRTTQVWSRYRQNPNFEPHKPWLLRFFDQIRFYEVSESELLEMREDFKAGRLQLRIEEGVLNLKDYNAFLKENERSIQAFKQVQQSNFEDERRRWHEAGLAEYVSESMDAVLDDSEITVPSGGMIVESHMPGSVWKIECTVGDIIEEGGTLAVIEAMKIEIPILAPAKMKVDSILIDKAQTVKTGQALFTLAPAG, translated from the coding sequence ATGTTTAAAAAAGTACTCATTGCCAATCGGGGTGCGATTGCCTGTCGCGTCATTCGTAGTTTAAAAAAACTGGGGATTCAATCGGTTGCCGTCTATTCCGAAGCGGATCGGGATTCCTTGCATGTCAGTTTAGCTGATGAAGTGATTTTTATCGGTGATTCGCCTGCACAGCAAAGCTATTTAAATATTGAAAAAATCCTTGCCGCAGCACAGCAAACTGGGGCCGAAGCGATTCATCCTGGTTATGGCTTCCTATCTGAAAATGCCACATTCTGTGATCTGTGCGAGCAACAGGGCATTGCCTTTATTGGTCCAACCTCACAGCAAATGCGTGATTTTGGTCTAAAACATACCGCACGAGCATTAGCAATCCAGAACAATGTGCCTTTACTACCGGGTAGTCAGTTGCTCATCGACTTGAATGATGCATTGCTTCAAGCCGATCAGATTGGCTATCCCGTGATGTTAAAAAGCACCGCAGGTGGTGGCGGTATTGGCATGCGTTTGGTGTGGAATGAACAGGAACTAAAAGAAGCTTATCAAACCGTTTCCTATCTAGCGCAAGCGAATTTTAAAGATGCAGGACTGTATTTAGAAAAATTTGTCGAAAATGCTCGTCATATTGAGGTACAGATTTTTGGTGATGGTCAAGGCCTTGTCATTGCACTGGGGGAGCGTGATTGTTCAGTACAACGTCGTAACCAAAAGGTGATTGAGGAAACTCCGGCACCACATTTGAATGATGAGCAACGCACTTATATTCAACAGGTAGCAATTCAATTGATGCAGTCGGTGCAATATCGTTCTGCAGGTACGGTTGAATTTGTGATGGATACCGATACACAACAGTTCTACTTTTTAGAAGTGAATACACGTTTGCAAGTGGAACACGGGGTGACGGAACAGGTTTATGGTGTTGATCTGGTTGAATGGATGGTGACCTTAGCTAGTGGGGATTGGCATGCACCGCAACAGATTGCGCCACCCAAAGGTCATTCGATTCAAGTGCGTTTATATGCCGAAGATCCAATCAAAAATTTTCAACCCAGCGCGGGCTTATTGACCAGCGTCAAATTTGATGCTCAGTCACGGGTAGAAACATGGGTGGAGACAGGCTCGAATGTTTCTTCATTCTATGACCCTATGATTGCCAAGATTATTGTCACGGCAGCAGATCGTGAGCAGGCCATTGCTGCCATGCAAAATAGCCTAAGTAATACGGAGATTGCAGGGATTGAAACCAATCTCGAGTACTTACAGGAAATTATTAGTGGGAACGTGTTTCAGCAAGGAACTCAGACCACACGTTTCTTGAATCATTTTGAATGGAAAACCCAAAAAATAGAGGTGTTACAGGCCGGTATTCAAACCGCAGTGCAAGATGTAACAGGACGCTTGGGGTATTGGGATGTCGGTGTTCCTCCCTCAGGTGCTATGGATGCATTAAGCTTGAATGTTGCCAATCAATTATTGGGCAATGCATTTAACAGTTCAGGTCTCGAATGTACCTTGCTTGGACCGACTTTAAAATTTCATTGTGATAGTCAGATTGCTATCACTGGCGGTGAGATGGAGGCCAGTCTAGATGGTCAGCCTGTGGCGATGTGGTCTACTATCAATGTGCGTAAAGGTCAGGTGTTAAAATGCGGTCGCATTAGTACCGGCTGCCGTAGTTATATCGGGATTAAACATGGTTTTAATCTGCCAGCTTATTTGGGCAGTTTAGCCACGTTTAGCTTGGGGCAATTTGGTGGTCATGCAGGGCGTAACTTACTGATTGGTGATATGTTGCCAATCACTGAGGCGAAAACCAAGCAAACTGTTGCATTAACACCTGAACAAATCCCAAGTTTTAAAACTGAGTGGGAAATCGCAGTCATGTATGGCCCGCATGGTGCACCTGATTTCTTTACGCCAAATGATATTGCCATGTTTTTTGATCAAGATTGGGAGATTCATTTTAACTCGAGCCGTACTGGTATTCGCTTGATTGGACCGAAACCTGAATGGGCAAGGATTGATGGGGGCGAAGCGGGCTTACACCCATCGAATATCCATGACAATGCCTATGCCATTGGTGCAATTGATTTCACTGGGGATATGCCGATTATTTTAGGACCTGATGGCCCGAGTTTAGGCGGCTTTGTTTGCCCTGCGGTAGTGATCAACTCAGAATTATGGAAATTAGGGCAACTCAAAGCAGGCGATAAAGTGAGGTTTATTCCTGTTAGTTATGCGCAGGCGCAACAGCTGGAACAACGTTATCAATCGGCCTTACAGGATGAAACCACATCACAGATTAATTTTGAACCGATATTCAAAGCAGAGCCTGTCACCTTAAAAAATGCGGTGTTGGCGACTTTGGATCAGGGTACTGATAAACCGAAAGTGAGCTATCGTCCCGCAGGTAACCAGTATTTGTTGGTGGAATATGGTGAACTGGTCTTAGATCTCAATTTACGTTTCCGTATTCATGCCTTAATGCAATGGGTGCAGCAACAAAATATTCAGGGCATCATTGATCTAACCCCAGGTATTCGTTCATTGCAGATTCATTATGATTCAATGGTTTTGGAGCAACTGGATTTACTGCGCTTGTTACAAGTGGCTGAAAGTGAATTACCAGATATTGAAAATATGCAGGTACCGTCTAGAACTGTGTATTTGCCGTTAGCTTGGGAAGACTCAAAAACGCAGCTTGCAACTGAAAAATATACGCAATTGGTTCGTCCAGATGCACCGTGGTGTCCCGATAATATCGAGTTCATTCGCCGTATTAATGGTCTTGCATCGAAGCAAGCAGTAAAAGATGTAGTCTATGACACGGCTTATTTGGTGATGGGTTTGGGTGATGTCTATCTGGGTGCTCCTGTTGCCACACCGCTAGACCCGAGACATCGTTTAGTCACCACCAAATATAATCCAGCTCGAACATGGACGCCTGAAAATGCGGTTGGAATTGGCGGGGCTTATATGTGTGTTTATGGCATGGAGGGGCCGGGTGGCTATCAGTTTGTAGGACGTACCACACAGGTGTGGAGTCGTTATCGTCAAAATCCGAATTTTGAACCGCACAAGCCGTGGTTGCTTAGATTCTTTGACCAGATCCGTTTTTATGAAGTGTCTGAATCTGAGCTGTTGGAAATGCGTGAAGACTTTAAAGCAGGCCGTTTGCAACTGCGGATTGAAGAAGGGGTACTGAACCTCAAAGACTACAACGCCTTTTTGAAAGAAAATGAACGTAGCATTCAGGCCTTTAAACAGGTTCAGCAAAGCAATTTTGAAGACGAGCGCCGTCGATGGCATGAAGCGGGCTTGGCTGAATATGTTTCTGAAAGTATGGATGCAGTACTGGATGATTCAGAGATCACAGTTCCGAGCGGCGGCATGATCGTGGAATCACACATGCCAGGCTCGGTCTGGAAAATTGAATGTACCGTAGGCGATATTATCGAAGAAGGCGGAACTTTGGCGGTAATCGAAGCAATGAAAATTGAAATCCCAATCCTTGCGCCTGCAAAAATGAAAGTTGATAGTATCTTGATTGATAAAGCGCAAACAGTAAAAACAGGACAGGCATTATTCACACTTGCGCCTGCTGGATAG